From a single Mercenaria mercenaria strain notata unplaced genomic scaffold, MADL_Memer_1 contig_709, whole genome shotgun sequence genomic region:
- the LOC128554747 gene encoding uncharacterized protein LOC128554747: MTPTKIPVNDFIVATEKATWFLSPEKADQLRAEVTGILTNDKFPKSSLSKEEHKAMLDLQKDKSILIMPADKGRSTVVMDKDKYEQKVKDILNDEKTYMKLDKDPTPKYKHNLVDILKKLKTDNKITPAQYDYLYLTAENVPRMYCTPKIHKPNTPLRLIVDYTGSIGYDTSRALADILGPLVGTTQYHVKNSKDFSKCMATVMINENEMFNSHDVVSLFTNTPIEKVLRVNEDRLKADQQLKKSTNLSVQDIMTLLKFILTTTYFTFRDQIYQKKFGTAMGSPVSPIVANLLMEFLEQQAIATAPLACRPKLWKRYVDDVHEIIRKGQVQHITDHLN, from the coding sequence ATGACTCCAACGAAAATACCGGTAAATGATTTCATTGTAGCTACAGAAAAAGCAACATGGTTTTTGTCCCCGGAAAAAGCTGACCAACTACGGGCGGAAGTCACAGGTATTTTAACAAATGATAAATTTCCTAAGTCCAGTCTCTCAAAGGAAGAACACAAAGCCATGTTAGACCTCCAAAAAGACAAATCTATCCTTATTATGCCAGCAGATAAAGGTAGATCAACTGTTGTGATGGACAAAGATAAATATGAGCAAAAGGTTAAAGACATATTGAATGATGAAAAGACTTATATGAAATTAGACAAGGACCCCACTCCCAAATACAAACACAACCTTGTagacattctgaaaaagttgaaaactgaCAATAAGATCACGCCGGCTCAATATGATTACTTATATCTGACAGCTGAAAATGTACCACGCATGTACTGTACACCTAAAATCCATAAACCCAATACTCCATTGAGACTGATTGTGGACTATACAGGTTCAATAGGTTACGACACTTCAAGAGCTTTGGCAGATATTTTGGGTCCATTGGTGGGTACTACTCAGTACCACGTGAAGAATTCAAAGGATTTTAGCAAGTGCATGGCTACGGTAATGATAAATGAGAATGAAATGTTCAACTCACACGATGTCGTGTCACTGTTCACCAACACCCCCATAGAGAAAGTCCTAAGGGTCAATGAAGACCGATTGAAAGCAGACCAACAGCTTAAAAAAAGTACCAACCTGTCAGTTCAAGACATTATGactctgttgaaatttattctGACTACCACTTACTTCACCTTCCGTGACCAAATATACCAAAAGAAATTTGGCACCGCCATGGGTAGTCCCGTTTCACCCATTGTCGCTAACCTCTTGATGGAATTTCTTGAACAACAGGCTATAGCGACTGCACCCCTAGCCTGTCGACCAAAACTATGGAAAAGGTATGTGGATGATGTACATGAAATCATCAGAAAGGGACAGGTTCAGCACATTACTGACCATTTGAACTAA